A single region of the Lotus japonicus ecotype B-129 chromosome 4, LjGifu_v1.2 genome encodes:
- the LOC130712161 gene encoding L-type lectin-domain containing receptor kinase IX.1-like, with amino-acid sequence MAEWHFGLYSKTPPMVSYARRVTILFFPLLIVIVRVPFTVPQPVSYDYPNFNHTYVEQPVLEGEASIVDSDSVIRITGKPHNGSGVGRVTIPKHVQLWDKISNELNDFTTKFSFVIFSNETYFGDGLAFFLASPDLPKALDIGGGGGFGILPENETVSTEYSFVAVEFDTHTNTLDPDGTHVGVDINSVRSNRYLQWMADISQRIVYNCTIEYSSRENHLNVSFTGHSLNEGMVHQHFSYHIDLRENLPEYVIVGITASTGLNREEHTLLSWSFSTSPPSNDDDPKKGSKFINNRKLLEGIGIGVGLALSLTGLILTVLWNVNKEKEEESPTSDTISDLRMDDEFIMSIGPKKINYYELATATNNFEETQKLGQGGFGGVYKGYFRCSNSFAAIKKISADSKQGIKQYAAEVKIISQLRHRNLVKLTGWCHKRTELILIYEYMPNGSLDSHLFRGKSVLSWEVRYNNIVRGLASALLYLQEEWEKCVIHRDIKSSNIMLDSNFNAKLGDFGLATLVDHEKGAQTTDVAGTMGYLDPEYINTGKAGKESDIFSFGVVLLEVATGRKASHHHDMEGQVSLVEWVWELYEFRNLMAAADPNLCGAFNVQQMELVLVVGLWCANPDFKSRPCIRKVIKVLNFEASLPILPQKMPHLALRSPTTNEHFISVSSSFSSVSLELDRN; translated from the coding sequence ATGGCAGAATGGCATTTTGGTCTCTATTCAAAAACTCCTCCTATGGTCTCTTATGCAAGAAGGGTAACCATTTTGTTCTTCCCCTTGCTGATAGTCATAGTCAGGGTCCCTTTTACAGTTCCTCAACCTGTGTCTTATGATTACCCAAATTTTAATCATACTTATGTGGAACAGCCAGTGTTGGAAGGTGAAGCTTCTATTGTAGATTCTGACTCTGTGATCCGAATCACTGGGAAACCACATAATGGTTCAGGTGTTGGTAGAGTCACAATTCCCAAACATGTTCAACTTTGGGACAAGATCTCTAATGAACTGAATGACTTCACCACCAAGTTTTCCTTTGTTATCTTTTCAAATGAAACCTATTTTGGAGATGGTTTGGCATTTTTTCTAGCAAGCCCTGATCTCCCAAAGGCACTTGACATAGGTGGTGGAGGAGGCTTTGGTATTTTGCCTGAAAATGAAACTGTCTCAACTGAGTATTCATTTGTGGCAGTGGAGTTCGACACTCACACAAATACATTGGATCCAGATGGGACTCATGTGGGAGTGGATATCAATTCTGTGAGATCTAACAGATATTTACAATGGATGGCAGATATTTCACAAAGGATAGTTTATAATTGTACAATTGAGTACAGTTCAAGGGAAAATCATCTAAACGTTTCTTTCACTGGGCACAGCTTGAATGAAGGGATGGTACACCAGCACTTTTCATACCACATTGATCTGAGGGAGAATTTACCTGAGTATGTTATTGTTGGCATAACAGCTTCAACAGGATTGAACAGAGAGGAACATACTTTGCTGTCATGGTCATTTAGCACAAGCCCTCCTAGTAATGATGATGATCCTAAGAAGGGAAGCAAGTTCATCAACAACAGAAAATTGTTGGAGGGTATAGGAATTGGTGTAGGTTTGGCTTTGAGTTTAACAGGATTGATTCTCACTGTGCTATGGAATgtgaataaagaaaaagaagaagaatcacCCACTTCAGACACTATCTCTGACCTGAGGATGGATGATGAGTTCATAATGAGTATTGGACCTAAGAAGATTAATTACTATGAATTGGCAACTGCAACAAACAACTTTGAAGAGACACAGAAGCTTGGACAAGGTGGTTTTGGTGGTGTTTACAAAGGCTATTTTAGATGCTCAAACTCCTTTGCTGCTATAAAGAAGATATCAGCAGATTCAAAACAAGGCATAAAGCAATACGCGGCAGAAGTGAAGATCATAAGCCAACTGAGGCATAGGAATTTGGTGAAACTCACAGGTTGGTGCCATAAGAGGACTGAATTAATCCTGATATACGAGTACATGCCGAACGGAAGCTTAGATTCTCATCTTTTTCGCGGAAAAAGCGTCTTGTCGTGGGAGGTGAGGTACAACAACATAGTTCGGGGGTTGGCCTCAGCATTGCTCTACTTGCAGGAAGAATGGGAGAAATGTGTGATTCACAGGGACATTAAATCAAGCAACATCATGTTGGACTCAAACTTCAATGCTAAGCTTGGGGATTTTGGACTAGCTACCCTAGTTGATCATGAGAAAGGGGCACAAACCACTGATGTGGCTGGGACAATGGGTTACCTTGACCCTGAATACATAAACACTGGGAAAGCTGGTAAGGAATCTGACATTTTCAGTTTTGGGGTTGTTTTGTTGGAGGTAGCCACTGGAAGAAAAGCAAGTCACCACCATGACATGGAGGGTCAAGTTTCACTAGTTGAGTGGGTTTGGGAGCTATATGAATTCAGAAATCTCATGGCAGCAGCTGACCCTAACTTATGTGGGGCTTTTAATGTGCAGCAAATGGAGCTTGTGCTGGTTGTGGGGCTTTGGTGTGCTAATCCAGATTTCAAATCAAGGCCATGTATAAGGAAAGTGATTAA
- the LOC130713754 gene encoding uncharacterized protein LOC130713754 yields the protein MESESKQVKQHEMEVLDILKEAVKVYVKNINFITFTIVTSLPFFCVMIYFELLFQKTVVEASEFLSQKTADETVEVISLLLSEDKADFNYVHELGSFIDKIFSKDYLPVLIQLGFIYLVPLQVLELCSAILTMDLASKLRSGDNNLSLTLKQMFQNSIIDISIMKGTFITSLYMLFLSACLLIAFPWTLNNFYCLSEAFGDYIFSAIISLVCCLVLAKLLMVYLEWSSILNMSIVISVLDGIYGFGALRVSYAFSRGNQKRGLFLMLVFFVLGLCLRLSCLSLESYERGIGIFVQIGVLTVVNTLKWVSCMIYFYDCKKRTMEKKVDEELGKAIEEWILQVGSEVVMF from the coding sequence ATGGAGAGTGAAAGCAAACAAGTTAAGCAGCATGAGATGGAGGTCTTGGATATCCTCAAGGAAGCTGTAAAAGTCTATGTCAAAAACATCAACTTCATCACCTTCACAATTGTCacttctcttcctttcttttgTGTTATGATTTACTTTGAATTGTTGTTCCAGAAAACTGTGGTTGAGGCCTCAGAATTTCTCTCACAGAAAACTGCGGATGAGACCGTAGAAGTTATCTCACTTCTACTGTCTGAGGATAAAGCTGATTTTAATTATGTGCATGAACTTGGATCTTTCATAGATAAAATTTTCAGTAAGGATTATCTGCCTGTTCTGATTCAACTTGGATTCATTTACCTTGTCCCTCTTCAAGTTCTAGAACTATGTTCTGCAATTTTAACTATGGATTTAGCCTCAAAGCTGCGCTCAGGAGACAATAACCTGAGTCTCACTCTCAAGCAGATGTTTCAAAACTCCATTATTGATATATCAATCATGAAAGGAACATTTATCACTTCTTTGTACATGCTCTTTTTGTCGGCGTGTCTCTTGATTGCATTTCCATGGACATTGAATAACTTTTATTGTTTGTCTGAGGCTTTTGGGGACTACATATTTTCTGCCATAATTTCATTAGTTTGCTGTCTAGTTCTTGCAAAGTTGTTGATGGTGTATTTGGAATGGAGTTCTATTTTGAATATGAGTATTGTAATATCAGTCCTGGATGGTATATATGGTTTTGGGGCATTAAGAGTTTCATATGCCTTCAGCAGAGGTAATCAGAAGAGAGGACTCTTTTTGATGcttgttttctttgttttgggACTTTGTTTAAGGTTATCATGTCTATCCCTTGAAAGCTATGAAAGAGGGATTGGAATTTTTGTGCAAATTGGGGTCCTCACTGTGGTAAATACACTAAAATGGGTGTCATGCATGATTTACTTCTATGATTGCAAGAAGAGGACAATGGAGAAGAAAGTTGATGAGGAATTGGGTAAAGCTATTGAAGAATGGATCTTACAGGTTGGCTCTGAAGTAGTGATGTTTTGA
- the LOC130713863 gene encoding L-type lectin-domain containing receptor kinase IX.1-like has protein sequence MAPLHISNFHTPTLLFYYAMGTILILQITPPANSLSFNHPYFKNGDVNCEGDSSILKGAIQITSNTMDQNNNYSVGRVTSYAQMHLWDVNSGKLSDFTTKFSFVVFSEKSDYGDGMAFIIADPNLPLVKHIKQGGGLGIVDGKQVLKSTQHSFVAVEFDTYNNEEWDPPKQGTHVGLNFNSMKSSITKPWLTDIQKRRVYNCSIQYNSSTLDLRVSFTMYSDDTDKAIVEHIVYKVDLRDHLPEWVTFGFSAATGRLYEVHTLISWSFSSTALQIHEDRSQITPIAAAPIPNPISEKENKIGLLVGLGIGSGLAVSLSGLVFALLLKRKREKKEDYGFDLNDEFQKDTGPKRFPYNKLVSATNKFIEKLGQGGFGGVYKGYLKDLNSYVAIKRISKDSRQGVQEYATEVKVISQLRHRNLVQLIGWCHRKNDFLLIYEFMPNGSLDSHLYGSKSFLSWKVRYNIALGLASALLYLQEEWEQCVIHRDIKPSNIMLDSCFNAKLGDFGLARLVDHEKGSQTTCVAGTRGYIAPEYFTSGKATKESDIYSFGVVLLEIASGRKAIYQEENEGQKTVVEWVWELYGLGKFFEAADPKLNGVFDKEQMERLVVVGLWCAHPDYSFRPCVRQVIQVLKFESCFPILPETMPVPTYLPPTMKALFPSFSSTFWT, from the coding sequence ATGGCTCCTTTGCATATCAGTAATTTTCACACTCCAACTCTTCTATTCTACTATGCAATGGGAACTATTTTGATCCTCCAAATCACCCCTCCTGCAAACTCACTATCATTTAACCACCCCTACTTTAAGAATGGTGATGTCAATTGTGAGGGTGATTCTTCCATTTTGAAAGGAGCAATCCAAATCACTTCCAACACCATGGACCAAAACAACAATTACAGTGTTGGGAGAGTCACAAGTTATGCACAGATGCACCTGTGGGATGTGAACTCTGGGAAGCTCTCTGATTTCACCACCAAATTCTCCTTTGTTGTTTTTTCAGAAAAGAGTGATTATGGAGATGGAATGGCATTCATTATAGCAGATCCAAATCTCCCACTTGTGAAACATATTAAACAAGGAGGTGGTCTTGGAATTGTGGATGGCAAACAAGTGTTGAAGTCAACTCAACACTCATTTGTTGCAGTGGAGTTTGACACCTATAACAATGAAGAATGGGACCCTCCTAAACAAGGTACTCATGTAGGTTTGAATTTCAACTCTATGAAGTCTAGCATAACTAAGCCATGGTTGACAGATATTCAGAAAAGGAGAGTTTACAATTGCAGCATTCAGTACAATTCAAGCACTCTTGATTTAAGAGTTTCATTCACTATGTACAGTGATGATACTGATAAAGCAATTGTAGAACACATAGTATACAAGGTTGATTTAAGAGATCACTTACCAGAGTGGGTTACTTTTGGCTTCTCTGCAGCAACAGGAAGATTGTATGAGGTGCATACTTTGATATCATGGTCATTTAGTTCAACAGCTCTACAAATTCATGAAGACAGAAGTCAGATAACACCAATTGCAGCTGCACCAATCCCCAATCCTATTtctgaaaaagaaaacaagataGGATTGTTGGTGGGGCTTGGAATTGGTTCAGGTTTGGCTGTGAGTTTATCAGGACTGGTTTTTGCTTTATTATtgaagaggaagagagagaaaaaagaagattaTGGTTTTGATCTCAATGATGAATTCCAGAAGGATACTGGACCTAAAAGGTTTCCCTACAATAAATTAGTTAGTGCAACCAACAAATTTATAGAGAAATTGGGGCAAGGTGGTTTTGGTGGGGTGTATAAAGGTTATTTGAAGGATCTAAACTCCTATGTTGCTATCAAGAGGATTTCAAAAGATTCTAGACAAGGTGTACAAGAATATGCAACTGAAGTGAAGGTCATAAGCCAATTAAGACACAGGAATCTAGTACAACTCATTGGTTGGTGCCACAGAAAGAATGATTTCCTTCTCATATATGAGTTCATGCCAAATGGAAGCTTAGATTCCCATCTATATGGCAGCAAAAGCTTCTTGTCATGGAAAGTAAGGTACAACATAGCTCTTGGCTTGGCTTCAGCATTGCTTTACCTACAAGAAGAGTGGGAGCAGTGTGTGATTCACAGGGACATTAAACCAAGCAACATCATGCTGGACTCATGTTTCAATGCAAAGCTTGGTGATTTTGGTTTAGCTAGGCTTGTGGATCATGAGAAAGGTTCACAAACAACATGTGTAGCTGGGACAAGGGGGTACATTGCCCCTGAATATTTCACCTCAGGTAAAGCTACTAAGGAGTCTGATATATACAGTTTTGGGGTTGTGTTGTTGGAGATAGCAAGTGGAAGGAAAGCAATTTACCAAGAAGAAAATGAGGGTCAGAAAACTGTGGTTGAATGGGTTTGGGAGCTCTATGGGTTGGGAAAATTCTTTGAAGCAGCTGATCCAAAGTTAAATGGGGTGTTTGATAAGGAGCAAATGGAACGTTTGGTGGTTGTTGGGCTTTGGTGTGCTCATCCAGATTATTCATTCAGGCCTTGTGTAAGGCAAGTGATTCAGGTGCTCAAATTTGAGTCTTGTTTTCCTATTCTTCCAGAAACCATGCCTGTCCCAACCTATCTTCCTCCCACAATGAAAgcactttttccttctttttcatCCACCTTTTGGACTTAA